One genomic region from Halococcus qingdaonensis encodes:
- a CDS encoding DUF6663 family protein has translation MQSTTSGTFRVLASPRDPAELLLLDTSSQDPTYVTTEGYDGTLGRTVDDIEPGNRIAATLSWTDGTPRFADVDIETRTTIEFADGATGIFEVARETWQEAEREGRAMNARTTRNTDGEANGVVYTFAKQAGQRRLYDEFADGITPLEPLIGRLAASADPPFAVFVLEPADEPFVLVVIAADRDGRFAETMVESYDGL, from the coding sequence ATGCAATCGACGACGAGCGGCACCTTCCGCGTGCTCGCCAGTCCGCGCGATCCGGCCGAACTCCTCCTGCTCGATACGAGCAGCCAGGACCCGACCTACGTCACGACCGAGGGCTACGACGGCACTCTCGGACGGACGGTCGACGACATCGAACCGGGCAACCGCATCGCCGCCACGCTCTCCTGGACCGATGGAACGCCCCGCTTCGCCGACGTCGACATCGAGACGCGCACGACGATCGAGTTCGCCGACGGCGCGACCGGTATCTTCGAGGTCGCCCGCGAGACGTGGCAGGAGGCCGAACGCGAGGGACGAGCGATGAACGCACGGACGACGCGCAACACCGATGGCGAGGCCAACGGCGTCGTCTACACGTTCGCCAAACAGGCCGGCCAGCGACGACTCTACGACGAGTTCGCCGACGGGATCACGCCGCTGGAACCGCTCATCGGTCGACTGGCCGCGAGCGCCGATCCGCCGTTCGCGGTGTTCGTCCTCGAACCGGCCGACGAGCCGTTCGTCCTCGTCGTCATCGCGGCCGACCGCGACGGTCGGTTCGCCGAGACGATGGTCGAGAGCTACGACGGCCTCTGA